A genomic segment from Polyangium mundeleinium encodes:
- a CDS encoding TetR/AcrR family transcriptional regulator encodes MNDTARREQILQAADRLLRHYGPQKTTVADVAREAGVGVGTVYLEFTSKEAIVEELSRARYEVVLDAMRAAAAADGRSFGERLVGALDARLRAYFTQADGGAHACDLFHCGSPAVKSASERFYQEERALLADLLRRGTESGELDVADPDLTARVILRAYKSFTPPWIFMEERDEVGRLSAAMHAIVLGGVVARK; translated from the coding sequence ATGAACGACACCGCGCGCCGCGAGCAGATCCTGCAGGCCGCCGATCGATTGCTCCGGCATTACGGGCCTCAAAAAACTACGGTGGCGGACGTGGCGCGGGAGGCCGGCGTGGGCGTGGGTACGGTGTACCTCGAATTCACGTCGAAGGAGGCGATCGTCGAGGAGCTGTCGCGCGCGCGGTACGAGGTCGTGCTCGACGCGATGCGCGCGGCCGCCGCGGCGGACGGGCGGTCGTTCGGCGAGCGGCTCGTGGGCGCGCTCGACGCGCGGCTGCGAGCGTATTTCACGCAGGCCGACGGCGGCGCGCACGCGTGTGACCTCTTCCATTGCGGGAGCCCTGCCGTGAAGAGCGCGTCCGAGCGGTTTTACCAGGAAGAACGGGCCCTGCTCGCCGACCTGCTCCGTCGAGGGACGGAGTCCGGCGAGCTCGACGTGGCCGATCCGGATCTCACGGCGCGGGTGATCCTCCGGGCCTACAAGAGCTTCACGCCGCCGTGGATCTTCATGGAAGAGCGCGACGAGGTCGGGCGGCTCTCCGCGGCGATGCATGCGATCGTGCTTGGAGGCGTGGTCGCGCGGAAGTAA
- a CDS encoding STAS/SEC14 domain-containing protein, which translates to MSPAPPPTVLHFGDHCVRFVAPDIAIAEFKTFTNTEDVVALTDVLRAVKEREGQLFTLVDLSGVTTVPQRVRMTGARIVPEYDALAFVGAGFGLRVITEMVMRATKALSPKLSFPYAFFNDSAAALAWLQAQRRAREVPAEATGLR; encoded by the coding sequence ATGTCGCCCGCCCCCCCGCCCACGGTCCTCCACTTTGGTGACCATTGCGTCAGATTCGTGGCGCCCGACATCGCCATCGCGGAGTTCAAGACCTTCACCAACACCGAGGACGTCGTCGCTCTCACCGACGTGCTCCGGGCCGTGAAGGAGCGGGAGGGGCAGCTCTTCACCCTGGTGGACCTCTCGGGCGTGACGACGGTGCCCCAGCGCGTGCGGATGACGGGGGCCCGCATCGTGCCGGAGTACGACGCCCTCGCGTTCGTGGGCGCTGGTTTCGGCCTGCGCGTGATCACCGAAATGGTCATGCGCGCGACGAAAGCGCTCTCGCCAAAGTTGTCGTTCCCTTATGCATTCTTCAACGATTCCGCGGCCGCGCTCGCCTGGCTCCAGGCGCAGCGGCGCGCCCGCGAGGTCCCGGCCGAGGCGACCGGCCTGCGCTGA